GGGTGTTCCGGTCGTACGAGCGCAGGTACTCACGGAACTTGGGCTCCGGCTGGGCGAGCAGCCACTCACGGACCAGCTCGATCGATCGGACGCGGTCGATCAGGCCCTTGGGGTCGGTCTTCATCTGCGTGATGGACATGTCGCCCGCGTCGCGCACCCGCCAGTGGTAGATCGGCTCGGAGAGCACGTCCACGCTGCCGGCCAGGAAGTGGTGCGGCACGCTGACCGGGGCGTCCTCGTAGAGAATGCCCTCGGGGTAGAGGATGCCGGCGGTGTCGAAGAAGCTGCGCCGGTAGACCTTGTTCCAGGCGGTGCGGTCGGTGACCAGCGACGGGATCTCGGTGACATGGCTCTTCAGCCGGGTCTCGCGGAACGGCTTGCGGTGCGCGTGGGACTGGTAGTGCTCGGCGGTCCGGAAGCGCAGGGCGTTGCCGGCGGCGAAGTCCGACCCGGTCTCGTCCAGGGTGCCGACCATCAACGCGTAGGCGCCGGGCGGCAGCGTGTCGTCACTGTCCATGAAGGCCAGGTACTCGGTGCTCCCGCCGAGGTGCCGCAGACCGGTGTTGCGAGCCGCGCCGAGGCCCTTGTTCTTCTGCTGGACCAGCCGGAACCGGGGGTCCGCGTCGGCGTACGCCTTGGCGATGACCGCGCTGCCGTCGGTCGAGCCGTCGTCGACCATCACGCACTCGAACGCGTCGAAGGTCTGGGCCGCGATCGAGTCGAGGCACTCCTCCAGGTAGCGCTCGACGTTGTAGATCGGGACGACGACGGAGAGTCGGGGTGCCATCGGCTCCGCGGGCCTTTCGGTCAGGGGCATGTGACCGGCGCTGCGGCCGGATCACGGGTGATCGGTCGGAGATTAACGCCGGATCCGGAGTACTCCGTGACCGCTACGTCGCCAGGACATGAACTCTTGGTGTCGGCAAGGAATCCAGCTCGACCGACCAGGACATCAATGCCCTGACCACCGATATTAGTTGAAACACATGAGTTGGCGTCAAGCGGTGGCAAAGCCGGAGAAGCCGGGCCCGTCCGAGGCCGGGGCCCCGGCCTCCCGGGTGCTCCGCGAAGCGGCCGTCCGCCCCCGGGGCCTCCGGGAACGGACGGCCGCCTGCCTTGGGCAACACGCCCCGGTGGC
The sequence above is a segment of the Kitasatospora sp. NBC_00240 genome. Coding sequences within it:
- a CDS encoding glycosyltransferase family 2 protein, which translates into the protein MAPRLSVVVPIYNVERYLEECLDSIAAQTFDAFECVMVDDGSTDGSAVIAKAYADADPRFRLVQQKNKGLGAARNTGLRHLGGSTEYLAFMDSDDTLPPGAYALMVGTLDETGSDFAAGNALRFRTAEHYQSHAHRKPFRETRLKSHVTEIPSLVTDRTAWNKVYRRSFFDTAGILYPEGILYEDAPVSVPHHFLAGSVDVLSEPIYHWRVRDAGDMSITQMKTDPKGLIDRVRSIELVREWLLAQPEPKFREYLRSYDRNTLVEELPMFFWSVPDGDRGYREAYQQHVSRLLRTIGVEQINALGAPLRVKYRLTLANRMSEFVTLQRMHRLYRRRAQLLRVGRTPAPSA